CAAGCAATTGGACAAGGAGCGAAAAGCCGCGGCGGCATGTGGATATGGCTTCGTCGTTGGAGTGAGTTCCGAGCTGCACAAAGAGGAATTGCTACGGAGGGATCAGACCCTCGAAGTTGTCGTCACTGGGTGCAAAAGATGAATACGCAAAAGAGTCTCGACATCATCGTCTACGCGCCGGCGCTTATGGGCAAAGACCGCCGCACTATCGATAGCGTTCGAGGCATGGAAAAAGCACTCCCTGGCTTGCGCCTGGAGTGGCGGCTCTCTGAAGGCGGGCGCCCTCATGCATTACCGCAGCGCGACACGTGGCTCATCGAAAGTATTGAGGACGGTGGATTCCCCATCGTGTGCAATGGGGACGAGAACTACCCCGTGACGGTGATGGGAAGGGAACGCTCGGGATTTTTCAGCCCAGCGGGTCGGGCCCAATTTGAAGTCCACGCAGAGCTACCTTTGGACGCGGCCGTCAGCGCAGCAGCGGCGGATGTACTGGAAGCCGCAGCAGAGGGCGCACGCGCATTCTGGGGACGTGCGACGCCAGACGGAGCCGCGGTGGACATCGCGTATCAAACAGCCCCCACGCGGGGCGGACCACCATCCCCGCGCCGGGGGTTGCCGGCCCTGAAGCTCTTCCAGCAGATCCGTTCGCCCGAGATTCCTTACTACCTCGGATGGCTGAACTATTGGTCGGATGCCGCCGCAAGGGCCATTGGGTTCCCGGATCCTGCTCGCGACACCGAATTGCTCTCACGGTCGCGGCGCACCGCGACGGGCGGGTGGATCGTGCAGCTCACCGAGGCGCCCCTAGACCTGGACGACCTCTCCCATCTTGAAGCGCTCAAAAGAGCCTACGAGCGCTTCCCCGAAATCGGCGGGCGCGGAGCGCCTTGACCTCGTTTCAGGGGCTTGGGACACGGCCCCGGCAGCAGGAAAGAGCCCCACTGCGCGAGCGTCCGCGATGGTAGCGTGCCCATCTGGGAGGTCACGCACCATTGTTCCAACCTTTTAGATTGGCCCTTCCCCTGGCCTTTGCGCTCGCGTGGGGAGCCGCCGCCCATGCACAGCCAACGCGCGGAGGGCGTGTCAAGCGAGAGCGTGCCGTCACGGTCGCGACTGATCCCACGAATCCACTGCCCGTCATCTATGTCGCGCAGGACGCAATGACGCTGCTGTTCTTTCCCGCGCCAATCCAGAAGAAGACCCTGACCTTTGACGAGTCCCGGATCCGCGTCCTGGATGCGGGCGAGCGCTCCGTCATCGTTCAGCCCATCGCCAATCTCGAAGACGGCGAGCGTCAGGAACTGGGGGTCTTCTTCGCCGACGGTCGCGCGCCCTCACGAGCAACCTTCGTGCTCGTGACCGACCCGGCCGA
The sequence above is drawn from the Corallococcus exiguus genome and encodes:
- a CDS encoding DUF5953 family protein codes for the protein MNTQKSLDIIVYAPALMGKDRRTIDSVRGMEKALPGLRLEWRLSEGGRPHALPQRDTWLIESIEDGGFPIVCNGDENYPVTVMGRERSGFFSPAGRAQFEVHAELPLDAAVSAAAADVLEAAAEGARAFWGRATPDGAAVDIAYQTAPTRGGPPSPRRGLPALKLFQQIRSPEIPYYLGWLNYWSDAAARAIGFPDPARDTELLSRSRRTATGGWIVQLTEAPLDLDDLSHLEALKRAYERFPEIGGRGAP